Proteins from one Salinispora arenicola genomic window:
- a CDS encoding ABC transporter permease — translation MSAYVALSRAVYKAAVRDATTVFFTFAFPLIFLVIFALIFRNQEVADTGRGYVDYIAPGVLSWGLANAALFGVAFTLMQWRNDDLLRIIRLSPTSIWSVIGSRYVVALGIGAAQSVLFVGVAMLPVFGMRPDPTWPLSIPIMLLAVTAFLALGLIVGSAANTPEAVAAIANCIVVPMAFLSGSFYPLELMPTWLQEVSRILPMRYVNDGITYAFTGFGTMTDYLVSCAALIVFTAVFVVVGVRTFRWSNDS, via the coding sequence ATGAGCGCATACGTCGCACTCTCCCGAGCCGTCTACAAGGCAGCCGTCCGAGACGCCACCACGGTCTTCTTCACCTTCGCCTTTCCGCTGATCTTCCTGGTCATCTTCGCACTCATCTTCCGCAACCAGGAGGTCGCCGACACCGGCCGCGGCTACGTCGACTACATCGCCCCAGGCGTGCTCTCCTGGGGCCTGGCCAACGCCGCCCTCTTCGGCGTGGCATTCACCCTCATGCAGTGGCGCAACGACGACCTGCTGCGCATCATCCGGCTCTCCCCAACCAGCATCTGGTCCGTGATCGGCTCCCGCTACGTGGTCGCACTGGGCATCGGAGCAGCCCAGAGCGTGCTCTTCGTCGGCGTCGCCATGCTGCCGGTCTTCGGCATGCGCCCGGACCCGACGTGGCCGCTCTCCATCCCGATCATGCTGCTCGCGGTGACAGCCTTCCTCGCCCTCGGCCTGATCGTCGGATCCGCCGCCAACACCCCGGAGGCGGTCGCCGCGATCGCCAACTGCATCGTGGTGCCGATGGCCTTCCTCTCCGGCTCGTTCTACCCCCTCGAACTGATGCCGACCTGGCTACAGGAAGTCTCCCGGATCCTGCCAATGCGCTACGTCAACGACGGCATCACCTACGCCTTCACCGGCTTCGGCACCATGACCGACTACCTGGTCTCGTGCGCCGCACTGATCGTCTTCACCGCCGTGTTCGTGGTCGTCGGCGTACGAACCTTCCGCTGGAGCAACGACTCATGA
- a CDS encoding ABC transporter ATP-binding protein codes for MKGEPMSPIDGPAIVLDAVSKSYGEVRAVDEISISIGRGEFFGLLGPNGAGKTTLIEMIEGLRVPDSGSITVLGMSPAPRNLDLLPMIGVQTQRSAFFTRLTAREHLVTVAALYGLPPATAEKALDLVGLTESGDIRVTKISGGQRQRLAIASTLVHDPEVVFLDEPTAALDPEARRDLGQMLRNLKAIGKTIVYTTHHLDEAQTLCDRVAILSTGRVLALDSPRELIARSHIGTRLVIPAGRLSPERAGNLDGVDGVAVEDGMLVLRTAHTARVLAALDGEANLDDVETRPATLEDVYLELIGAPQA; via the coding sequence GTGAAAGGCGAGCCGATGTCACCCATCGACGGTCCAGCAATCGTGCTGGACGCCGTGAGCAAGTCGTATGGCGAGGTGAGAGCAGTCGACGAGATCTCCATCTCGATCGGCCGCGGCGAATTCTTCGGCCTGCTCGGCCCCAACGGCGCGGGCAAGACCACCCTCATCGAAATGATCGAAGGACTGCGTGTCCCCGACAGCGGCAGCATCACCGTGCTGGGCATGTCGCCGGCCCCACGCAACCTCGACCTGCTGCCCATGATCGGCGTACAAACCCAGCGATCGGCCTTCTTCACCCGGCTGACCGCCCGCGAGCACCTGGTCACCGTCGCCGCCCTCTACGGCCTTCCCCCAGCCACCGCCGAGAAGGCACTGGACCTGGTCGGGCTGACCGAATCGGGCGACATCCGGGTCACCAAGATCTCCGGCGGTCAGCGCCAGCGCCTCGCCATCGCCTCCACGCTCGTCCACGACCCCGAGGTGGTCTTCCTGGACGAACCCACCGCCGCCCTGGACCCGGAGGCCCGCCGCGACCTCGGCCAGATGCTGCGCAACCTGAAAGCGATCGGCAAAACCATCGTCTACACCACCCACCACCTCGACGAGGCACAGACACTCTGCGACCGGGTCGCGATCCTCTCCACCGGGCGCGTCCTCGCGCTCGACAGCCCACGCGAGCTGATCGCCCGCTCCCACATCGGCACCCGACTGGTCATCCCCGCCGGCCGACTCAGCCCGGAACGGGCCGGCAACCTCGACGGCGTCGACGGCGTCGCCGTCGAGGACGGCATGCTCGTGCTGCGTACCGCCCACACCGCCCGGGTCCTCGCCGCCCTCGACGGCGAAGCCAACCTGGACGACGTGGAAACCCGACCGGCCACCTTGGAAGACGTCTACCTCGAGCTGATCGGAGCACCGCAGGCATGA
- a CDS encoding TOMM precursor leader peptide-binding protein, with protein sequence MTATAAAAARPTPLSAAAAHLQQHLRHRWTAQPTGGKPRVVALGDTDALAAPAAADPDRRDATVHLTAATVLIGPSSSTAGPACGHCLAIRWQRLRTRSQRDALEVGDQTTAVGPWPQLTTYQLDAVWQLYRASHTGPPLPPPPSWDRHSTPLPRVSQLDLASLRIRTYPVLADPRCPSCARQRPDTPDPLVLAHHPRPKPRPDTYRLSTPDGYPLPATALVNPVCGALGAGTALTITSPTTAPVTGSVFIRGYGGLLDVSWSGQSSGYDASRSLAYLEGLERYAGTHRRRNTTPVIAAYADLDTDALHPDRCGSHPDEVYDTDPILRRFDPQRPIPWVWGQNLHTGKPVLVPRRLCFYSSPAAGDTFVLSSSSGCATGSCLEEAALFGMLELIERDAFLLAWYGNLTLPRIDLDTCPPVVRALVDRAELQGYRLYAFDNRIDLDVPVVTSLAVRHDGGPGLLSFAAAAHLDPRQAVTGALAEALTYIPHQPATVRRRRAELERMADDYTLVRRLPDHSALFGLPRMAVHAESYLDDRGTLPIEHAFTGYRPPGTPDLRDDLRRVLDLLHARGLEAIMVDQTTPEQEAVGLRSVCTIVPGLLPIDFGWIRQRAPHLPRLRTAPVVAGLADTELTDADFRLVPHPFP encoded by the coding sequence ATGACCGCCACCGCGGCGGCGGCAGCGCGCCCCACCCCACTCTCCGCCGCCGCGGCCCACCTGCAACAGCACCTGCGCCACCGATGGACAGCACAGCCCACGGGCGGGAAACCACGAGTGGTGGCCCTGGGCGACACCGACGCGCTCGCGGCGCCCGCCGCGGCCGACCCCGACCGCCGCGACGCCACCGTGCACCTCACCGCCGCCACCGTGCTGATCGGACCGTCCAGCAGCACGGCCGGCCCCGCCTGCGGACACTGCCTGGCCATCCGATGGCAGCGGCTGCGCACCCGCAGCCAACGCGACGCCCTGGAAGTCGGCGACCAGACCACCGCCGTCGGCCCGTGGCCACAGCTGACCACCTACCAGCTCGACGCCGTCTGGCAGCTCTACCGCGCCAGCCACACCGGCCCACCACTGCCGCCGCCACCAAGCTGGGACCGGCACAGCACCCCGCTGCCCCGGGTCAGCCAGCTCGACCTGGCCAGCCTGCGGATCCGCACCTACCCGGTGCTGGCCGACCCGCGCTGCCCCAGTTGCGCCCGGCAACGACCCGACACCCCCGACCCCCTGGTACTCGCGCACCACCCCCGGCCCAAGCCGCGCCCCGACACGTACCGGCTGAGCACCCCCGACGGCTATCCGCTGCCAGCGACCGCGCTGGTCAACCCGGTCTGCGGCGCGCTGGGTGCGGGTACCGCGCTCACCATCACGTCACCGACCACAGCACCCGTGACCGGCAGCGTCTTCATCCGCGGCTACGGCGGGCTGCTCGACGTCTCCTGGAGCGGCCAGTCCAGCGGCTACGACGCGAGCCGCTCGCTGGCCTACCTCGAAGGGCTGGAGCGCTACGCCGGAACCCACCGGCGGCGCAACACCACCCCGGTCATCGCCGCATACGCCGATCTCGACACCGACGCACTGCACCCGGACCGCTGCGGCAGCCACCCCGACGAGGTGTACGACACCGACCCGATCCTGCGCCGGTTCGACCCACAACGACCGATCCCCTGGGTGTGGGGCCAGAACCTGCACACCGGCAAGCCCGTACTGGTGCCTCGCCGACTGTGCTTCTACAGCTCGCCCGCCGCCGGCGACACCTTCGTCCTCTCCTCCTCCAGCGGCTGCGCCACCGGCAGCTGCCTGGAGGAAGCCGCCCTGTTCGGCATGCTGGAGCTGATCGAACGCGACGCGTTCCTGCTCGCCTGGTACGGCAACCTGACCCTGCCCCGGATAGACCTCGACACCTGTCCGCCGGTCGTGCGCGCGCTGGTCGATCGCGCCGAACTGCAGGGCTACCGTCTCTACGCCTTCGACAACCGGATCGACCTCGACGTACCCGTGGTCACCAGCCTCGCCGTCCGCCACGACGGCGGCCCCGGCCTGCTGTCGTTCGCCGCCGCGGCCCACCTCGACCCGCGGCAGGCGGTCACCGGCGCGCTCGCCGAGGCGCTCACCTACATCCCACACCAGCCCGCCACAGTGCGCCGACGTCGGGCCGAACTGGAGCGGATGGCCGACGACTACACCCTCGTCCGCCGGCTGCCGGACCACTCGGCACTGTTCGGCCTACCCCGAATGGCGGTGCACGCCGAAAGCTACCTCGACGACCGAGGCACGCTCCCCATCGAGCACGCGTTCACCGGCTACCGGCCCCCCGGCACACCGGATCTCCGCGATGACCTGCGCCGGGTGCTCGACCTGCTGCATGCGCGCGGGCTCGAGGCGATCATGGTGGACCAGACCACACCAGAACAGGAGGCGGTCGGACTCCGCTCGGTCTGCACGATCGTGCCCGGCCTGCTACCGATCGACTTCGGCTGGATCCGACAGCGGGCTCCGCACCTGCCGCGGCTGCGGACCGCGCCCGTGGTGGCCGGCCTCGCCGACACCGAACTTACCGACGCCGACTTCCGCCTCGTTCCGCACCCCTTCCCATAA